The following proteins are co-located in the Megalobrama amblycephala isolate DHTTF-2021 linkage group LG12, ASM1881202v1, whole genome shotgun sequence genome:
- the LOC125280732 gene encoding uncharacterized protein LOC125280732, translating into MQGVVFTPNLTHSNVYYQRQLANYNLCIQEMGTDKPPTMCLWHEGIAHRGSIEVASCLLKWAETSFAPLVQAKERKLIIYSDRCCGQNNNWRVLNLMALLVSRGYFSQIEQKFMVSGHSFLPCDRSFATLDKRRKVSTLHTPSDVAEMIRGARQLHPFKVIEMKCADFRQLPDATLKHPPGFLITSMMWLKVTATDPWCVHTKGSHSLYEGWKHWLITKQRKNQPPPAPLFSTTYARAYEDPLPIKKEKHRDLMKMLAYMPAEAQAFYGTLECEE; encoded by the exons ATGCAGGGGGTAGTGTTCACGCCAAACCTGACACACTCCAACGTGTACTATCAACGGCAGCTGGCCAACTACAACCTCTGTATCCAGGAGATGGGCACTGACAAACCTCCTACAATGTGCCTCTGGCATGAGGGCATCGCTCACAGAGGTTCCATCGAGGTGGCAAGCTGTCTTTTGAAGTGGGCAGAAACATCTTTCGCTCCCCTAGTCCAGGCAAAGGAACGGAAGCTCATCATCTATAGTGACCGATGCTGTGGGCAGAACAACAACTGGCGAGTCCTAAACCTCATGGCCCTACTCGTATCTAGAGGGTACTTCAGTCAGATAGAGCAGAAGTTCATGGTGTCTGGTCACTCCTTCCTTCCCTGTGACCGTTCATTTGCCACGCTGGACAAGAGGCGTAAGGTGTCCACACTCCACACCCCCAGCGATGTCGCCGAGATGATCCGTGGAGCCAGGCAGCTGCATCCATTTAAAGTAATTGAGATGAAATGTGCGGACTTCAGGCAGCTCCCTGATGCAACATTAAAGCATCCACCTGGCTTCCTAATCACATCCATGATGTGGTTGAAAGTGACAG CTACTGATCCATGGTGTGTCCACACAAAAGGGAGCCACAGCCTCTACGAGGGATGGAAGCATTGGCTGATCACCAAACAGAGGAAGAATCAACCACCTCCAGCTCCCTTGTTCTCCACCACGTATGCTCGTGCTTACGAGGACCCTCTGCCCATCAAGAAGGAGAAGCACCGTGACCTTATGAAAATGCTAGCCTACATGCCAGCGGAGGCCCAAGCATTTTATGGGACATTAGAATGTGAAGAGTAG